Proteins found in one Panicum hallii strain FIL2 chromosome 4, PHallii_v3.1, whole genome shotgun sequence genomic segment:
- the LOC112888932 gene encoding amino acid transporter AVT6A-like, translating into MGIGDGSSNGNQQSARKEIRDETTPLLPVKVEEDDGFHEFNGASFSGAVFNLSTTIVGAGIMALPASIKMLGIIPGILMIIIVALLTEASIDMLVRCSHQGKITSYGWLMGEVFGQWGRIALQASVIVNNVGVLIVYMIIIGDVLSGTTSAGVHHRGILEGWFGAHLWNSRPIVLLATALLVFAPLVSFKRLDSLRYTSALSVALAVVFVVITAGIAIIKLFNGTVAMPKLFPELDGLNSIWNLFTAVPVLVTAYICHYNVHSIDNELEDRTQIKPIVRTSLVLCSSVYIATSFFAYLLFGEGTLDDVLANFDANLGIPFSSVFDDIVRVSYAAHVMLVFPIVFFALRLNLDGLLFPTSRHISRDNKRFAIITISLLTVIYLAAILIPSIWDAFQFTGATAAVLIGFIFPAMVILRDSYGIATKRDKILAVTMIVLAVLSNSVALYSDAMNIFRKKEVA; encoded by the exons ATGGGGATCGGAGATGGATCATCAAACGGGAACCAACAATCAGCGCGTAAGGAAATAAGAGATGAGACCACGCCACTTCTTCCGGTCAAGGTGGAGGAGGACGACGGGTTTCATGAGTTCAACGGTGCTTCATTCTCGGGGGCAGTTTTCAATCTGTCGACCACTATAGTTGGGGCTGGAATTATGGCCCTTCCAGCAAGTATCAAGATGCTGGGAATCATCCCAGGAATTCTGATGATCATCATTGTGGCACTGCTCACAGAGGCATCCATCGACATGCTTGTCAGGTGCAGCCACCAGGGCAAGATTACATCATATGGGTGGCTGATGGGTGAGGTTTTTGGGCAGTGGGGGAGAATTGCACTGCAGGCATCCGTCATTGTAAACAACGTCGGTGTGCTAATTGTCTACATGATAATCATTG GTGATGTATTGTCTGGAACAACGTCAGCTGGCGTTCATCATCGTGGTATATTGGAGGGCTGGTTTGGAGCTCATTTGTGGAATTCCCGTCCTATTGTTCTTCTTGCTACAGCTCTTCTGGTGTTTGCTCCACTGGTGAGCTTTAAGCGTTTGG ATTCATTGAGGTACACATCTGCGCTATCAGTTGCCCTGGCAGTGGTTTTTGTTGTAATTACTGCTGGAATTGCTATCATCAAGCTCTTCAATGGAACTGTAGCAATGCCCAAACTTTTTCCAGAATTAGATGGTCTTAATTCTATCTGGAATCTTTTTACAGCTGTCCCTGTTCTTGTTACTGCCTACATCTGCCACTATAACG TTCACAGCATTGACAATGAACTTGAAGACAGAACACAGATCAAACCAATCGTGCGAACATCTCTGGTCCTGTGCTCCAGTGTTTACATTGCCACAAGCTTCTTTGCATATCTCCTATTTGGTGAGGGCACACTGGATGACGTGCTTGCCAACTTTGATGCAAATCTTGGCATCCCGTTCAGCTCAGTCTTTGATGATATAGTGCGAGTGAGCTATGCTGCACATGTCATGCTTGTCTTTCCCATTGTCTTCTTTGCCCTTCGGCTCAACTTGGATGGATTGCTCTTCCCCACATCAAGGCACATTTCTCGTGACAATAAGAGATTTGCGATCATCACCATCTCTCTCCTCACAGTAATTTATCTTGCTGCAATTCTTATACCAAGCATCTGGGATGCATTCCAGTTTACTGGCGCCACAGCTGCTGTCCTTATCGGTTTCATCTTTCCTGCCATGGTCATACTTAG GGATTCTTATGGAATTGCTACCAAGCGTGACAAGATCCTTGCTGTGACCATGATCGTGCTTGCTGTTCTCTCAAATTCTGTTGCCTTATACAGTGACGCGATGAACATCTTCCGTAAGAAGGAGGTGGCCTAA
- the LOC112888933 gene encoding uncharacterized protein LOC112888933 produces the protein MADFGDELFLDVGDDGFGDLSYVTFSQSIEEDLACPRNLLSPGFDLGTLTPTPGSPFSFDSDPDLRGLSPSRPRSPPFWDCLEDELADHGFEWEEIADAAPGVGGRAAAVGDGGGGGGRGLEVDVDADVFGFLDERELLGAMEGIDSGDDDSIFSHEPPFDFGDGDAELDGIFRSGVGWELLPVPLDEDDFEVLPGHLADAAAGGAPPAARAAVERLQVVAVRGEEAAQGCAVCKDGLAQGELATRLPCGHFYHGVCIGPWLAIRNSCPVCRYELPTDDPEYERRRARRRSTGGSTAQLGAPMQI, from the coding sequence atGGCGGACTTCGGCGACGAGCTCTTCCTCGACGTCGGCGACGACGGGTTCGGCGACCTCTCCTACGTCACGTTCTCCCAGTCCATCGAGGAGGATCTCGCCTGCCCACGCAACCTCCTCTCCCCGGGCTTCGACCTGGGAACCCTAACCCCCACCCCGGGCTCCCCCTTCTCCTTCGACTCCGACCCCGACCTCCGCGGCCTCTCCCCCTCGCGGCCCCGCTCCCCGCCCTTCTGGGACTGCCTCGAGGACGAGCTCGCCGACCACGGCTTCGAGTGGGAGGAGATCGCCGACGCTGCCCCCGGCGTCGGCGGCAGGGCTGCAGCTGTTGGTGATGGTGGTGGAGGGGGAGGGCGAGGACTAGAAGTCGATGTCGACGCGGACGTCTTCGGGTTCCTCGACGAGCGGGAGTTGCTGGGCGCGATGGAGGGGATCGACAGCGGGGACGACGACTCGATCTTCTCCCACGAGCCGCCATTCGACttcggcgacggcgacgcggaGCTCGACGGCATCTTCCGGAGCGGCGTCGGGTGGGAGCTGCTCCCGGTGCCGCTGGACGAGGACGACTTCGAGGTGCTGCCGGGGCACCTcgcggacgcggcggcgggcggggccccgccggcggcgcgcgcggcggtggaGCGGCTCCAGGTGGTGGCCGTCCGGGGGGAGGAGGCCGCGCAGGGGTGCGCCGTGTGCAAGGACGGGCTCGCGCAGGGGGAGCTCGCCACTCGGCTGCCCTGCGGGCATTTCTACCACGGGGTGTGCATTGGGCCATGGCTTGCCATACGGAACTCGTGCCCAGTGTGCCGGTACGAGCTGCCCACTGACGACCCTGAGTACGAGCGGCGAAGGGCGAGGCGCCGTTCCACTGGTGGCTCGACGGCGCAGTTGGGTGCCCCGATGCAAATTTGA